From the Chiroxiphia lanceolata isolate bChiLan1 chromosome 6, bChiLan1.pri, whole genome shotgun sequence genome, the window aaacatttatgaATGAAGTCTGAGTGTAGCAGCTGCTTTTTTAGtttgattttgaaaatgaataTGTTCTCATATATTTTAGTAAGTATTTCTTATGTACCTtcatgtgttatttttatgtttaataatgatttactttattattaatatatgtattgagttttattattaaagaaaaaagaacaacatCATAACGAAGAATATAACAACTTAAGAAAACAAGGACTGCCTACAAATTTCTGTAACAACTAGAACAAGTTACGTAACTGAAAACAACCATTTAACCTTAAGAATGACTGTGTTCTCATGCATTTTAATGGATATTtcttatataattttatatattgttttaatattttgataatTGATTACCTGATTTATACTGAAATGTTATTGTTAACACCTTTATTAAGTTTATTATTCAAGTTTCTACAGCAATTGAAACAAACAACATACAAAAAATACAAGAAGtaagaaacacaaaagaaacaggTCATGCACATCAAAATCCCTTGTAAGAAGTCTGACAAAAAACATAGTCCACGGAACTGAAAGTAGTCCACGGATCTGACTTTTACAAGGTTTAACATTAATGTAGTAGTTGATAATGTATACCTTgtcagtaaaaagaaaaaagggggaatagAGATAATAAAGATAAATGACACCTGAGTAATAGTTTTataacaaaaaatgttttttcattcCTGACGATTTTTGGTTTCAtatattaattacttttttattataagtatatatttactttgaaatatagaaaaaatgtCAACTTACAGGAATAATTACGTACATACTTGAACTTATACACTGAAACTAATTATATGGTTTAAAcatatggtttatttttcagtttatacaaATGTTTATAGTTGGTTAAACTCCACAAATAATAACATCTTGAGGTGAATGCAAGAGTGTGTTTGTGTGAATGAAGGAGGCCTCCGTGAATGTTGTGTGAGAGAATGAATGTGTGGAAACttgaaaaaacctcaaaatgaTAAAGTTCTTTCTTATCCATTTATAAGCTCGGGCTAAGGTTAAAAGTTAACAAATTTACATTTTGTGCCTTTATCATTAAGTTGGAAATCTCCACAAACTTAGTTTTGCACTGTACTGAACTTCGTGGTTAGTATAATGAGAAGTTCAGGGCAAGTATTCTTTGGCCAGAGAGCTCAAGGGGAAGGCTCAGGGCTTGAACCCCCCCATAACAGTTCCCTAGCCCAAGTTGAGAGAGAGGTGAGGTAAGGGCTAGGCAAGGTACTGAAAAGTCCTCCAACAGTGCATTACCCACCATACAACCGTAAGCTGGAGTGGACAAGCAAGTGAACGGTCTCGTGACCTGGTTAGGACTAGCTTAGCTGGGTAGAGCGGGAGACGCTGGTCCTCGGGGCGAAGGCAACCCTTATGCCTTTGGGTTGAGCTACCCAAAAAGCTCAGGTAAACTTTATTTTAGAGGTTtctctttttataatttttatatagaGCTTAACATATTATTTGATTAATATCATCTATTTCAAAGTTACTTATTCTCTCTTAAAAGTTCAACAAAAATTCTTTTATCTCCTTCCTTATtacaaattaacattttatcCCATGTTTAGCTTGAAGCTCTTTATTGCTGAAATCCCTctaaattacaaataatttatataatcaGTTCtatctttattaaaaaacaaaaaggaagatatGTGGGATTGGGAAATTGTGAATTTGTGTCTTGTTTATAATGTATTATATTATCTTTTCATGTATTATGCCTTATTTGTGATGTATGTAAAACCTGTGTTCTTACTGGTTGATTTCGGTGCTATTACCATGTATGGTTATGTTTTCCTTTATAGTCATAATTTACACGCCCCACCTTAACTCCACCTTTTGTTCCAGAACCTTCCCTACCCTACCGTATATAAGGCGGAAGCCATTTTATGTTGGAGCTTTTTTGCTTACAATCCTTGCCTGTTCAGTTCAGTTCCTCTTCAATAAAGCCTTCTAGCCTTTTCACCCACGAAGTTGTGGATCTGGCTTTCTCCTTTGCGCCTTCCACAGTAACATTTCCCTGAATCCATTACCAGTGAAATAGTCCCCACTCTACCTGTCTGAAGCTGTACACTCTGCTCTCCCTAGCACTGGCTCTGAAAGGGATTTCCTATGACCTGGTGCCAGTGAACCTCGTGAAGGATGGAGGACAGCAGGTAAGGATAGAGATACCATTGCTGTCTGCAAGGGTACTGAACTTGGGGATCCTGAGGAGGCTTGGGATTAGATAGaggctttttcctctcttaaaCATCTGTGACTGAATTCAGAATGCTGACGATCTTTTGCTCTTGCTTACGATATGACTGAACATATCTGGTGCATAGACTTCTGAGAAGCTGCACTGCACTTTAAACACAGACACAACCTCATTCAGTTAGCACCAGAAAGCGGTGTGTGGTGTGTCAGGGTGCATGTGTCCAAAAGATGCTAAATGATATTGCAGGAGGCTGCAAAGGGCCTGCCAAAGGAAGGGGTGGGTTGGTAGAAGAACTCTTCACTGAGAACTTGCTTGGGGGTCCGTAGGAGGGAGTTGTGCCCTAGTAATACCACCAGCTCAGTGTGCCAGTATGGGCTATGGTGGAGTTGGAGAACTAGAACAGTAATGCCAACACTGATGCAGGACCACCCATCCTGGGCATTGCAGTGATGGCTTATCAAGCGATAAGGCAGTCTGGCCCTGGATGCAGTTATCCCTGAGCCCCAGAGAGGCTAATAGTACAGCATAacttactgaaaatattaatattgccgtagagagaaaaaacaggtaaaaaaatgtttagtaACTGAGTTCTagggcaagaaaaaagaaaaaggatttcttATTGCTGTAAAGTAAGTTCAGGTTTGTTTCCACAGTTTTCCACTGAATTCAAGGCACTGAATCCAATGAAGCAAGTTCCAGTCTTGAAAATTGATGGCATCACCCTTTCTCAGTCGGTGAGTTACCAGCCCCATCCCTGTTAACCATTCactcctgcctgctgccccaTGTGGAGGGGATGGCTTTGCCTTATCTTTTCCCCCAAAGCTCTCATCTGCGCATTGAAAAAGAGATGGCATTTATGATAAACAATCCCACTTGGGAACAGAAGTAGCACATAGTCTttgctgggaagctgctgtcAAGGATTTGAGTTCAGTTACGGTTTGGTTCATAACTCTACCTTTCACTGAGCAATTTGTAGTCTGACTTAGATGGCTGTGCCAGGATTTACCGGAAATTACAGCTAGACTAAATGACAACAGGTCACAAGCAGACATCAGAGGGGATAttctgttccctgtgctggttACAAATTTCATTCAAAAACTGTTGTATCCTCTTGGATCAGCTCCTCTTTCCAGGTGTTCAGGTGAACTTTTCCTTGGCTCTCCAATAACCTCCCATTATCTCTTTGTTCACTACAGCTAGCTGTAATTCATTACCTCGAAGAGACACGGCCTAACCCCAGACTCCTGCCCCAAGATCCAAAGAAGAGAGCCCAAGTCAGAATGATTGCTGATCACATTGCCTCAGGCATTCAACCACTCCAGGTACTGCCTTGTCAGAtctatgcaaatgaaaaaatcagaaaggatTTCCATCTCTGAAATTCTCAGTCTGTTTAAATTGTTGCCAGCCAACAAGGTGGCAGAACTTCAGACTTCTGAGTTAGCAGATGATATCTGTGCTTAGCCCGTGCCTGATCTGCCAGTGGCAACAACAGTACAGTATTTCCAACACAGAAAATCCTATAACACCCCAGGGCTCTTTCCAGAAACAGCTGAACCCATGTGGTTTTACTGCTGGGTCTAGGACATTagaagaagaagagaactgAGCAATCCAAAGGCAGAGGCAAAGGGATTCCCTGGGATCTGTTACGGAAGGACAGTGCCAAGAAAAAGATACAGCGAGGTGCATGATTCAATGACGGTGAGGTCAGGGCTGACCCAATCCACTGAACTCAGGCTAGGGGTTCAGGCTTGGCaactcttccctctcctcccccagaTGACACAGTGGGCAAGATCCATCCAGCAGCAGTCATCTAACCTAGAGGTTGCTTTGCCTTTGCAGAACCTGGGTATCCTGAAACAaataggggaaagaaaaatggaatgGGCTCAGAATTGTATTGCGTCTGGCTTTCAAGGTACATCCCACATCTAAAATTATCAGCATTTTGACTGACCTTACAAACTGCTGCACCACTGGCATCCTACTTGATTTTTCAAGCAGAACAACAGAAGCTTCTAGGTTGGTGTGCTGTGGTCCTGCCCTGCCACAGAGACAGTGCTCTTCCTGCCCAGAGTCCCTTGCCCAGGACTGGTAGTTTTCCAGGGTCTCAGAGGAAAGATGCTGCCCATAGGGCACTACCACTGCTGCACATGGAAGAAGGGAAGTCTGGGGCCATCCTGCACACTGCAGCAGTTGATTCACTCTGAAGCATGAGGGCTCACAGCAATTCTTtccatccagctgctcccaaacTAGTGCCTTTTGCTTTAAAgttctatctatctatctatctatacatatatatagatatgtattTGCTTTTGTAATCAGACAACAGATATCTGATGGCAAACTCCGACAATATCTAGCAAGTAGCAGAgtatttttttacctctttagAGGTAAggtgctttttgtttcttcaaaacCATTTCCCCCATGTGCTGCAATGACAGGCCCATCTTCACTTCTGGACAGACACAGACTGACTGAACCTTTgcatttctcccctctcctttcaCATATTTCTACATTATCCTCTTAGTATTTCAGCTGCCTTGTCTGAAGCAACTGAAATCACCCTGGGTCCAAAAAACCTGAAGGACCCTAAAGACTCCCATAACTAAGCTGTTGTAAGATTCCTGTTCCTTCTAGTTTCTGTCCCAAATTGATCCTTTTTCATACTCTGTTCATGGTCAAAATGCCCTCGTTCATAATTATCAGTCTAAAATGTCTTTGGTGTCCTCTTCAAGTGAATTTCCAATGCCTCACTCCAGTGTACCACCTCTCTTGacagcactggagcagattCTACAGCACACTGCTGGACGCTACTGTGTGGGGGATGAAGTAAGTATCTGAGAGAGTGTTGTGTACCATTACAGAATTGAAAATGCCAGTATCTTCCctaaaataggaaagaaaattagttGAGGAGACAGAGCACAACCCCATCCTGTGCCTGAAGTTACATGCAGTGCCTTCACCATAAGAAAAAACAGCTGCATGGATCCTACTTAGGCCATTACTGAGTGACAAAGAGTTATGGAGATATTTACTTGTCCCTGCCTATAACCTGCTGATGGCCAGATTCTGCAGCTGTATCTAGGATCAGGCTGTTAGTAGACAATGTGGAAACAGATGATATATATTTCATCTTTAAGAGATCTGCAGTTAAAAGTGTATTTACAGGGGCAAATCTTGGCTTAAGAAACATGGGTTCAGTTCTTACCTCTGTTCTGTGAAATCTTTAAGCAACttgtatttttctgctctgattcTCCAGTTTTGACATTGACAGATTTCACAGAGCTCACATACAAGTTGTTCTGACCCTTACCAAACTAGAGGCAGCTCAGGCTTCTTCCATTTAGTAGTTCTGCTTGGCAGGCAAATGGATCTTTCCTAtaaaagctgagggaaaaaggaaggctCCTGCAATATCCTGTGATGCAGAGAATTGTCTAGTAGCAGCCTTATGGAGCCCTTGGAGGGCAAAGGCTACTTAGGAGATCTAATCTTGGAGAATAATGTATTCTCTGAGAAGGACCCAGGACCTTGTGACCTGAGAAGTGGGGTGGGGGAAGCTGCCTCTGCAGGTAAGCAGCAGGCAGTCTTGTCCTTGAGTCTTCTTTTCAGGTTGCAAGTCTCTGAGCCTGTGTGCAGAGGCCCTATCACATATCAAGTCTTGACATTGGCAGGAGCTGCTTGATACTCCTGCAGTGCAAACAAGATATATTTACTCATCTTTTCCCAGCCGTGCAAATGCCACTCTCCCTCCATCACGTCCCTCTGCAGCTTGCCAGCAGACCTGTTTGCTCAGAGGCAGTTGCCATAGAAGCAGTGTCCTTCAGGCTAGCATGATCGGCTggtaattaaaacaaacaaacaaacaaaaacaaacaaacaaacaaaaaccaccaaaaaccccTAAAGGCTGATGGCTTCTTCTACTAGTGACTGCTATGAAGTTCTTTTCCTTGTACTGTTGTTGCATTATTTAATGCTGGATTAAATAATTAGATTGCCATGACAACTCCTCTGTACTGGCTGATAAAATAATGTCTATCCTGCTCTTGAAGCCTGCCACCACTGTGAAGTGTGATGGAACAGGCTCTGAGTTACTGTAACCCCTTTTTTCTGCTACATTTGTAGGTTTCCATGGCTGATCTGTGCTTGGTGCCTCAAGTTGCCAATGCTGAAAGGTAATTAAGGATAAATTTGAGGCGTTCTTCAAAGGCACCTACTCTTTGTGCTGGGCTGTCAAACCTtgccttctgctgctccttttgtCTGTTAGAAAGTATCCATTCTGCCTGCCCTATCCAGTTTTGGTTCTTCTCTCCATGAATTATCCtatgtaataaatattgtcTCTTTTTGAAGCTCTTAGAAATAAGGAGCAGTGCTCTCTTCTCAGAGGATCCTGGGGGGAAACCTGATCTATGACCTTAGAAAAGCTCAGGTTGCCCACACTCCACGTTCTCTCTCCCTGTTTGCCTTATATTTAGacagcacagaggaggaaaagattcatctatatttatttaaagcattaaaCACATACAAGTAATGGCTGCATGAttcccaggaaaagcagagtgCCTCCTTACCTGTGCTGCACATTATATAAAAGCCTGgtaaagatcacagaatcacagaatcggtgaggttggaagggaattctggaggtcatctagtccaacaaCTCACCTGCTAAAGCAAGTTCACCTAGAGCAAGTGGCACAAGATTGCATCCAGGTAGGTTTTGACTATCTCTAGAGAAGGAGACTTCACAGCCTCTCCAGGAACTAATTAACCTTTCTAGCATTTTAAACCTACgaggacaaatatttttttgttattgtaaATGACTGTGAGATTCTCCCATACTGGGCAGGCATAGCATACTGCTCTGTTCTCCTGCTCACTGCTGTACTGGCTGTCCAACTCTTAGTACTTCatcagttcttttccttttgcagattCAAAGTGGACATGGGTCCATATCCCACAATAACCAGAATAAATAAAGCTCTCTTGGAGTTAGAGGCCTTCAAAGTAAGCCATCCATGCCAGCAGCCAGATACTCCTGCAGAGCTGCGAGCTTGAAGCCCTTCTACTCATTAAATCTAGTCAGCTGGAGTGACAAAGAAGACAACACCTACAGTCTGAGTAGGACTTCAGTGCCAGCGGGAAGCCCTAGTACTATTGTCTCCCATTCATCTGGgtgggaagaaggagaggaCCTCCAAGGAGCCTGGATAACTAAGAGGAGTATGCCTGTGCTGGAATGCTTACAGCTACTAGTTTGTTCTATCTAATCTATCTCCATGAAGCAGATTAAAGCAGAAGCATCCGTAATTATCATAAGTTCCCTTTGTATGGCTTTGGGTTGGGGAACTTGGCCACAAACAACTGTGAGGCATTGAGCCAATTCTGGACTCCCCATGGGTGCAGCTTCTTTCTACCATCTACAGAAAGAGCATCAAGGAATCAGTGTATACACTGTGCTTGTCCTTGGAGCTGCCTCAGACCTATGGCATAGTCATCAGTGCCATGGATATAAACAGTAAGAGTTAGTCTCTGAGGGAAGACAGCTTAATTCTAACCTTTGTTTGGTCTCATGGATCTTGAAAGAGCTAAGTCAGCAACTCTGCCACCCCTTGCAAATAAGAGAATTACTACCTGGGACAGAGGACTTGTACCTATTCCTTATGTAGCAGCAGTCACACAGAATTTATCATAAAGGTCTGTCTAGAGCAACACTAAATGATTGTGCCATAGTCAGCAAGGCACAAACAACTTTCTCCCATACACTGAAAATTACATTCCTTTTCCCTCAAACACTGTTCCAGGTGTTTTCCTAGTTTTCAGCTGCAGACTATTTCCTAAGGGAATCCCATTCAGGTTCCCTCAAAACCAGAATCATACTTTCACTATGAGGACTTTCCAAGTGGCAGGAGTAAATCCCATTCCACTCAtcccaaatgaaacaaaacacctCAGTCACCTTCAGAGTTGAAAGCACTCCAGGAACTCCAGCCCAAAAACCTGTAGGGCAAGAAGGGAAAACCAGATCTTTGTGTCTGTGTTCCTGTGGAGGCTTAGATCAGATCTCACTGAATGTTTTGGCACTTGAGCCCAAGTACCAAGACATCCATAGGGGATGGAATTTCTGCCAGTCTGATACTGTATATCAGCTACCCTAAGATAACAATACCTACAGCCTTCCGAAAGATGTTACAAACCTCCAGTCTCTTGTGCCAATGTGGCATTCACCTACATACAGATACTTGGACCACAACATTGCTTGGGCTCATTTATTGCCATCCATGTCTGCATTTAGGCTGGTGAAAAGCCCTTGCTGTCAGGCTCATTCTGAGTATTCTGCATTATCCTAGGTCCAGCTTGATCTTGACTGTGCTGTTGTAGAAGGTTCCTGCACAGTTGGAGCCCCCAAAGACCAACACCGTGTGCAGGCTGTGCTCCTCTGTCTTCTCCTTGTCCACATCTATCAGGTGGGTGGGAGTCAGGTCAAGCAATGTGTGGCCAGCTCGAGGCACAGAACAGAGGTCATGGTGGATCACTGTGCTCCATGAAAGAGTATCTGAAGTAGAAAGGGGCTATCAGTACTGACAAACCCACTCCTAGTGCAAGGGATGAAACAAATGGACCAGACTAGGTGTTCTGAAATGCCACTGCAGCCCCACAGTCACCTTCAGCTATGGAAACAGGGCAGGAGAGTCACTTACCTAGGTGGAAGACAAAGGCATCATGCAGGGCTCCCATGGCATTGCAGCCTCCACTGATCAGAACCTTCTGGTCTgacacagccagagctgcatGGAAACTGcaaccaaagcaaagcaaaggtgactacagcagcacctgcaggggTAGCCTCAGTCAGAGCAATGGGCAGAGATGGGCAGACTTCAGTAGAAGGCTGGGGGCTtaagctgcagaaagaaagttaaattctgcttctcttctaCCCTGACTTGCTGAATAACCCTAAaagagctgcctctgcagaTCAGGCCATGATCAGGCCTGAAGAACACCTCATTCTTTCAGAAGGACCTATCAAAAGTCCTGTGTTTTGCTCTAGTGGGCGGAGATAGCAGGCTAGACGGGCTTTGCCCTGATTTAGGAAATTGTTCTAATGGGCAATTGTGTCCCATTAGGTCCAGCATAGTCCTGGTACAGGAGGTTCTTCCTCTCTGTGTGCCACGATACCTCTCCAAGTACTGAGGAGACCAAACAATACAGTGCACTAGCACACAGCAGAAAGGTTACCCTAGCCTGAAAGGCAAATTTCCAGGGAGACTAAGGGGTCTGTACACCCCAGCACCATAGGGGCACCAACAAGGATAGGAATTCCtagtcccacagcagaggagcCACTGTATTTTGACTACTGGGACAGAGATATGCAACTGAGTCTGATCACCAGCACTGTTTAAACCTGGCTTCAAGGAGAAAGGACAGAGTAAGAAGATAGATTCTGGTCTGCAATAGGATCTTACCAACGTGCAGAAGGCTGTCCTGCGAGTAGGGGGACTGGTGTGTACTCCATGAAACCTGACAGCCAGGGAAAAGGCAGGTGAAATGTCCAAAAAGCTCAGCCTCATAACTAGACAAAAACTTCAATGCTTTGCCACATCAGCAACCTGCTTTCTCTATTACCCAGCTGCTTCAAAAAAAGCAGTCT encodes:
- the GSTZ1 gene encoding maleylacetoacetate isomerase isoform X1, with product MSAVAKPILYSYFRSSCSWRVRIALALKGISYDLVPVNLVKDGGQQFSTEFKALNPMKQVPVLKIDGITLSQSLAVIHYLEETRPNPRLLPQDPKKRAQVRMIADHIASGIQPLQMTQWARSIQQQSSNLEVALPLQNLGILKQIGERKMEWAQNCIASGFQALEQILQHTAGRYCVGDEVSMADLCLVPQVANAERFKVDMGPYPTITRINKALLELEAFKVSHPCQQPDTPAELRA
- the GSTZ1 gene encoding maleylacetoacetate isomerase isoform X3 — protein: MSAVAKPILYSYFRSSCSWRVRIALALKGISYDLVPVNLVKDGGQQFSTEFKALNPMKQVPVLKIDGITLSQSLAVIHYLEETRPNPRLLPQDPKKRAQVRMIADHIASGIQPLQNLGILKQIGERKMEWAQNCIASGFQALEQILQHTAGRYCVGDEVSMADLCLVPQVANAERFKVDMGPYPTITRINKALLELEAFKVSHPCQQPDTPAELRA
- the GSTZ1 gene encoding maleylacetoacetate isomerase isoform X5 — encoded protein: MSAVAKPILYSYFRSSCSWRVRIALALKGISYDLVPVNLVKDGGQQFSTEFKALNPMKQVPVLKIDGITLSQSLAVIHYLEETRPNPRLLPQDPKKRAQVRMIADHIASGIQPLQMTQWARSIQQQSSNLEVALPLQNLGILKQIGERKMEWAQNCIASGFQALEQILQHTAGRYCVGDEIQSGHGSISHNNQNK
- the GSTZ1 gene encoding maleylacetoacetate isomerase isoform X2; the encoded protein is MASEKPILYSYFRSSCSWRVRIALALKGISYDLVPVNLVKDGGQQFSTEFKALNPMKQVPVLKIDGITLSQSLAVIHYLEETRPNPRLLPQDPKKRAQVRMIADHIASGIQPLQMTQWARSIQQQSSNLEVALPLQNLGILKQIGERKMEWAQNCIASGFQALEQILQHTAGRYCVGDEVSMADLCLVPQVANAERFKVDMGPYPTITRINKALLELEAFKVSHPCQQPDTPAELRA
- the GSTZ1 gene encoding maleylacetoacetate isomerase isoform X4, which codes for MASEKPILYSYFRSSCSWRVRIALALKGISYDLVPVNLVKDGGQQFSTEFKALNPMKQVPVLKIDGITLSQSLAVIHYLEETRPNPRLLPQDPKKRAQVRMIADHIASGIQPLQNLGILKQIGERKMEWAQNCIASGFQALEQILQHTAGRYCVGDEVSMADLCLVPQVANAERFKVDMGPYPTITRINKALLELEAFKVSHPCQQPDTPAELRA